Proteins encoded in a region of the Uloborus diversus isolate 005 chromosome 1, Udiv.v.3.1, whole genome shotgun sequence genome:
- the LOC129216938 gene encoding LOW QUALITY PROTEIN: uncharacterized protein LOC129216938 (The sequence of the model RefSeq protein was modified relative to this genomic sequence to represent the inferred CDS: substituted 3 bases at 3 genomic stop codons), which translates to MVKRKTNRGIWSRESMQHATESIKSGEMGFQKASRTNNVPRVTLHRKVKESKNQPLDRSVLTVLTAGKNSSNKEPTSLDIQKGEKKVEKLKQREEKKMKKSKQKEEEKVETIKQKEEKIEEEHRKIXQKEEEKVEKFKQKDEKRMGESKQREEEKLEKFKQKEEEKVKKFKQKEDKKMRKSKQREEEKVENLSRKRRRKWKHLSRKRRRKWKNLSRKRRRKWKIXAEKGXENEKIYKQREEKKTENLSRKRRRSRRKRRNKT; encoded by the exons ATGGTGAAAAGAAAGACGAACCGGGGGATTTGGTCACGAGAATCGATGCAGCATGCCACTGAATCCATAAAGAGTGGAGAAATGGGGTTTCAGAAAGCATCCCGAACGAATAATGTACCACGGGTTACACTTCATAGAAAAGTGAAAGAATCTAAAAACCAGCCATTGGACAGAAGTGTTCTTACGGTTTTGACAGCtggaaaaaattcttcaaataaagAGCCCACAAGTTTAGATATA cAGAAAGGGGAGAAGAAAGTGGAAAAACTTAAGCAGAGAGaggagaagaaaatgaaaaaatctaaACAGAAAGAGGAGGAGAAAGTGGAAACAATTAAGCAGAAAGAGGAGAAGATAGAAGAAGAACATAGAAAAATCTAA caaaaagagGAGGAGAAAGTGGAAAAATTCAAGCAGAAAGATGAGAAGAGAATGGGAGAATCAAAGCAGAGAGAGGAGGAGAAATTGGAAAAATTTAAGCAGAAAGAGGAGgagaaagtgaaaaaatttaagcAGAAAGAGGATAAGAAAATGAGAAAATCTAAGCAGAGAGAGGAGGAGAAAGTGGAAAATCTAAGCAGAAAGAGGAGGAGAAAGTGGAAACATTTAAGCAGAAAGAGGAGAAGAAAGTGGAAAAATCTAAGCAGAAAGAGGaggagaaagtggaaaatttaaGCAGAAAAAGGATAAGAAAATGAGAAAATCTATAAGCAGAGAGAGGAGAAGAAAACAGAAAATCTAAGCAGGAAGAGGAGAAGATCGaggagaaaaagaagaaacaaaacatga